A single genomic interval of Antarcticibacterium arcticum harbors:
- a CDS encoding gamma carbonic anhydrase family protein gives MALILPVKGVHPQLGENCFIAENATITGDVEMGQQCSVWFNAVIRGDVNSIRIGNKTNIQDGAVIHCTYEKAATVIGNNVSIGHRAIVHGCTVEDNSLVGMGAIVMDHAVVQKNCIIAAGAVVLENTICEAGHIYAGIPAKKVKQLTQEQIDGLKKTANNYVMYSGWFEEK, from the coding sequence ATGGCACTCATTTTACCTGTAAAAGGCGTTCACCCCCAGCTTGGAGAAAATTGTTTTATTGCTGAAAATGCCACTATCACAGGGGATGTAGAAATGGGACAGCAGTGCTCTGTCTGGTTCAACGCGGTTATTCGGGGAGATGTAAATTCTATAAGAATAGGGAATAAAACCAATATTCAGGATGGGGCGGTAATTCACTGCACCTATGAAAAAGCTGCCACGGTAATTGGTAATAATGTTTCAATAGGTCACCGGGCCATAGTGCACGGCTGCACGGTAGAGGATAATTCCCTGGTGGGAATGGGCGCTATAGTGATGGACCATGCCGTGGTGCAAAAAAACTGTATTATTGCGGCGGGAGCCGTGGTACTGGAAAATACCATTTGCGAGGCTGGCCATATCTATGCCGGCATTCCTGCCAAAAAAGTAAAGCAATTGACCCAAGAACAAATTGATGGGCTTAAAAAAACCGCTAATAACTATGTGATGTACAGCGGTTGGTTTGAGGAGAAATAG
- a CDS encoding potassium channel family protein, which yields MKYIIIGLGNFGASLSQKLSEMGNEVIGVDNNMSRVENIKDKITHAVNLDATDISAVGKLPLKDTDIVIVGIGEDKGANIMATALMKQMRVKRLISRAVSPLQETVLEAMGVDEIIHPEEETAERWAKKLNLIGVIDSFEVTGEYSIVETEIPKEYDGLSLEEIGLKRKYNIIVLTTIKITQEKNSIGSVKNVTQVQEVASAKTILYYGDIMVLYGNNRDIKNLLMAHEKNLSS from the coding sequence ATGAAATATATAATAATTGGTCTTGGGAATTTTGGAGCATCCCTTTCTCAAAAACTTTCCGAAATGGGAAATGAAGTGATAGGTGTAGACAATAATATGAGTAGGGTAGAAAACATAAAAGACAAAATAACACATGCGGTAAACCTTGATGCAACAGATATCAGTGCAGTGGGAAAACTGCCATTAAAAGATACAGATATAGTAATTGTAGGAATTGGAGAAGATAAAGGAGCCAACATCATGGCTACAGCCCTAATGAAACAAATGCGGGTAAAAAGGTTAATAAGCAGGGCGGTATCACCCTTGCAGGAAACTGTATTAGAAGCTATGGGGGTAGATGAAATTATTCATCCTGAAGAAGAAACTGCTGAGCGTTGGGCCAAAAAACTGAATTTAATTGGCGTGATAGATTCTTTTGAAGTAACCGGGGAGTATAGTATTGTTGAAACAGAGATCCCCAAGGAATATGACGGTTTAAGTCTTGAAGAAATTGGACTAAAACGTAAATATAATATCATTGTGTTAACTACTATAAAAATCACCCAGGAGAAAAACAGCATTGGTTCTGTGAAAAATGTAACCCAAGTTCAGGAGGTTGCTTCCGCAAAAACAATCCTTTATTATGGTGATATTATGGTTCTATATGGGAATAACAGAGATATCAAAAACCTGTTAATGGCACACGAAAAGAACCTGAGTTCGTAA
- a CDS encoding TrkH family potassium uptake protein has product MKVFTRLTQFIPAQFLLLIQRASFFLSIIGIAILIFDVGFTHVDQDKNFFRIFYFSILSFGIFAIFFRYIFKRERPARKVILFDSALILLFGILLLVQIDVLREKFAVFQMLNKMGWIYLVLFLFFIREFSDLQINLNNQHLNPARLFIGSFLLLIISGTFLLLLPKATHSGITAIDALFTATSAVCVTGLIVVDTGTYFTVFGQGIIAGLIQLGGLGIMTFASYFSYFFRGKTSYENQLFLSNINNSEKIGEVFSVLKKILILTFGIEFMGAILIFFSVRSRLFNSFSDQFFFSVFHSISGFCNAGFSTLQNSLYEPGFRFNYSLHLIIAALFILGGIGFPILFNLYTYLKYNLSRKFQKITTLNQMHYTPWILNLNSRIVLSTTAILLLGGSVLFYFFEVDNTLAEHSGFGKIVTSFFGAATPRTAGFNSVDSSALHFSTILVIFLLMWIGASPASTGGGIKTSTFAIAILNFLSIAKGKDRMEVFKREIAQVSINRSFAIIALSLMVIGTAIFLIASFNSEMNLLNIAFEVFSAYSTVGLSLGITAQFSTASKAVLILTMFIGRVSMLTLLIAVMRRVKNLNYRYPSEEILIN; this is encoded by the coding sequence TTGAAAGTTTTCACCAGGTTAACCCAATTTATCCCTGCTCAATTTCTTTTATTGATACAAAGGGCATCCTTTTTTCTTAGCATTATTGGAATTGCGATCCTAATATTTGATGTAGGTTTTACACATGTTGACCAGGATAAAAATTTTTTCAGAATTTTTTATTTTTCTATTTTAAGTTTTGGAATTTTTGCCATCTTTTTCCGGTATATTTTCAAAAGGGAAAGGCCTGCGCGAAAAGTTATTTTATTCGATTCGGCATTAATTTTACTTTTCGGCATTTTATTGTTAGTTCAAATAGATGTGCTCAGAGAGAAATTTGCGGTATTTCAAATGCTGAATAAAATGGGGTGGATCTATCTGGTCCTATTTCTTTTTTTTATTCGGGAATTTTCAGATCTTCAAATAAATTTAAATAACCAACATTTAAACCCTGCACGTTTATTTATAGGCAGTTTTTTGCTTTTAATAATTTCAGGCACCTTTTTACTTTTGTTACCAAAGGCCACACATAGCGGTATTACAGCTATAGACGCTCTTTTCACCGCTACCAGTGCAGTTTGTGTAACCGGCCTTATTGTAGTAGATACAGGAACGTATTTCACCGTTTTCGGGCAGGGAATAATTGCAGGTTTAATACAACTTGGTGGTTTGGGAATTATGACTTTTGCCAGTTATTTCAGTTATTTTTTCAGGGGTAAAACCAGTTATGAAAATCAATTGTTTTTAAGCAATATCAATAATTCAGAAAAAATTGGTGAGGTATTTAGTGTACTTAAAAAAATTCTGATTCTCACCTTTGGGATTGAATTTATGGGAGCTATATTGATATTTTTTTCAGTACGGAGCAGACTTTTTAATAGTTTTTCGGACCAGTTTTTTTTCTCGGTTTTCCACAGCATATCGGGATTTTGTAATGCAGGTTTCTCCACCCTTCAAAACAGTTTATATGAACCCGGTTTTAGGTTTAATTATTCCTTGCATCTTATTATTGCCGCTTTATTCATTTTGGGGGGTATAGGTTTCCCAATACTATTTAATCTTTATACCTATTTGAAATATAATTTAAGCAGGAAATTTCAAAAGATCACCACCCTTAATCAAATGCATTATACTCCCTGGATCCTTAATCTTAATTCCAGAATTGTACTTAGTACTACTGCTATATTACTGCTGGGAGGAAGTGTGTTGTTCTATTTTTTTGAAGTGGATAATACCCTTGCTGAACATTCCGGTTTTGGTAAAATTGTTACCTCGTTCTTTGGAGCAGCCACCCCCCGAACCGCAGGATTTAATTCTGTAGACTCATCAGCATTGCATTTCTCAACTATCTTAGTAATATTCTTGTTAATGTGGATTGGTGCTTCTCCAGCATCTACAGGAGGGGGAATCAAAACAAGTACTTTCGCTATTGCAATTCTTAATTTTTTGAGCATAGCTAAAGGTAAAGACCGCATGGAGGTTTTTAAGCGGGAAATTGCCCAGGTATCCATAAACAGATCTTTTGCTATAATTGCCTTATCCTTAATGGTAATTGGGACCGCTATTTTTCTTATTGCATCATTTAATTCTGAAATGAACTTGTTAAATATTGCTTTTGAGGTATTCTCTGCCTATAGTACGGTGGGACTTAGCTTGGGAATAACAGCCCAATTCAGTACCGCTTCCAAAGCTGTTTTGATCCTTACTATGTTTATAGGAAGGGTTAGTATGTTAACCCTGTTAATAGCTGTTATGAGAAGGGTTAAAAATTTAAATTACAGGTATCCATCAGAAGAAATTTTAATTAATTAA
- a CDS encoding response regulator, translating into MNNGEILVIDDEPQILKLLQISLEANEYKVIQAQNALEGMHLAANHSPDLIILDLGLPDKSGHELLIDLRQWYEKAVIILSVQNSEKDIIKALDNGATDYLVKPFRTGELLARIRASMRQNISGDLQPEILVNNLKIDLANRSVFHRGEIVKLTSTEFTLLALFARNLGKVLTHQFILKEIWGVGAQNETQYLRVFVAQLRKKLEDNPNRPVHFITESGVGYRFT; encoded by the coding sequence ATGAATAATGGAGAAATTTTGGTTATTGACGATGAACCACAGATACTAAAACTTTTACAAATCTCTCTGGAAGCTAATGAATATAAGGTAATTCAAGCCCAAAATGCTTTGGAGGGGATGCATCTTGCAGCCAACCATTCCCCCGATTTAATAATCCTGGATTTAGGGCTCCCGGATAAAAGTGGACATGAATTACTTATTGATCTGCGCCAATGGTATGAAAAAGCAGTGATCATACTTTCAGTTCAAAACAGCGAGAAGGATATAATTAAAGCCCTGGACAATGGAGCTACAGATTATCTTGTAAAACCCTTTAGAACAGGAGAACTACTCGCGAGGATCAGGGCCTCTATGCGTCAAAATATTTCCGGCGACCTTCAACCGGAGATTTTAGTAAACAATTTGAAGATTGACCTGGCAAACAGAAGTGTATTCCATAGGGGTGAAATAGTAAAACTAACCTCTACTGAATTTACCTTATTAGCACTTTTTGCTAGAAATCTGGGTAAAGTACTTACGCATCAATTTATTTTAAAAGAAATTTGGGGGGTAGGGGCTCAAAATGAAACCCAGTATCTTCGTGTTTTTGTGGCACAACTGCGCAAGAAATTGGAGGATAATCCCAACCGTCCCGTTCATTTCATTACTGAAAGCGGAGTGGGGTATCGTTTTACATAA
- a CDS encoding sensor histidine kinase codes for MKNKNETGLTKTLQYLIGIGSILFISLVCYFFIPLIGYHVVALILLLAVSILAIFFEILPVVIMAVLSALIWNFLFIPPQYTFKINTPEDALLFLMYFVIAVMNAVFTTKIRKAEATARRRKEKEKTIALYNTMLNSLSHELKTPIAAVISAVDTLQEHQSRLSESQATELYAEIETASQRLNRQVGNLLNMSRLESDFIQIQKDWHDLNEILYKVINLNFQEVVSEKIRFTEDETLPLVKIDAALTEQIFHNILHNALQYTPAKSKIEIKATYENGCAVVSIADNGKGIPEDKLSLIFEKFYRLPETAAGGTGLGLSIAQGFAKAQNGTIFIKNRKTGGAEFIINLPAESIHPKDYSNE; via the coding sequence TTGAAAAATAAAAATGAAACTGGCCTTACCAAAACCCTTCAATATCTTATTGGAATTGGGAGTATCCTGTTCATATCGCTGGTTTGTTATTTTTTCATTCCCTTAATAGGTTACCATGTGGTAGCCCTTATACTGCTTTTGGCAGTTTCAATACTGGCCATCTTTTTTGAAATTCTACCAGTGGTTATTATGGCCGTATTAAGTGCCTTAATATGGAACTTTTTATTTATTCCGCCCCAATACACATTTAAAATAAATACTCCTGAGGATGCCTTATTATTTCTAATGTACTTTGTAATTGCAGTAATGAATGCCGTTTTTACCACTAAAATTAGAAAAGCCGAAGCCACTGCAAGGCGACGGAAGGAAAAAGAAAAAACAATTGCCCTTTATAATACTATGCTCAATTCACTTTCCCATGAATTGAAAACCCCAATTGCCGCTGTTATAAGTGCAGTTGACACCCTTCAGGAACACCAGTCTAGACTTTCTGAAAGCCAGGCTACCGAACTTTATGCAGAAATAGAAACTGCGAGTCAACGCTTAAACCGGCAGGTAGGAAATTTATTGAATATGAGCCGTCTTGAAAGTGATTTTATTCAAATTCAAAAGGACTGGCATGATCTAAATGAAATTTTATATAAAGTTATTAATCTTAATTTTCAGGAGGTCGTTTCGGAAAAAATAAGGTTTACTGAAGATGAAACATTGCCTCTGGTAAAAATAGATGCAGCCCTTACCGAACAAATTTTTCACAACATTTTACATAATGCCCTGCAATACACCCCTGCGAAAAGCAAAATTGAAATAAAAGCGACATATGAAAATGGGTGTGCAGTGGTAAGTATTGCAGATAATGGGAAAGGAATCCCTGAAGATAAATTATCATTGATCTTTGAGAAGTTCTATCGCCTGCCCGAGACTGCCGCGGGAGGTACAGGCTTAGGGCTTTCAATTGCCCAGGGGTTTGCAAAAGCACAAAATGGAACCATTTTTATAAAAAACAGAAAGACAGGTGGTGCCGAATTTATTATAAATTTACCGGCAGAGAGTATTCATCCAAAAGATTACAGTAATGAATAA
- a CDS encoding CPBP family intramembrane glutamic endopeptidase, producing the protein MIGIFVALAISWLLLYLIEKKNIFALGFLPLGKKLKQFLIGFLITGILCILAQYLESYLKSSTWILNKNITSEIILKSFWWDFKSVLREELIFRGALLYILIQKIGSRKSILISAIAFGIYHWFSYGVLGNVMAMILVFIGTGLMGYAWAWAFSKTKSIMLPFGLHLGWNFFYNTIFSKGPLGELVLISTGGIELIGWTSLLNFVSGLVIVPIFVLIYVKYFVKEKRELKLTTE; encoded by the coding sequence ATGATAGGAATATTTGTTGCACTTGCCATTTCTTGGTTGCTTTTATATCTGATTGAAAAGAAGAATATTTTTGCATTAGGATTTCTTCCACTTGGCAAAAAATTAAAACAATTCTTGATCGGATTTTTAATCACTGGAATACTTTGCATTCTTGCTCAATATTTAGAATCATATCTAAAATCTTCGACTTGGATTTTGAATAAAAATATTACGAGCGAAATTATACTAAAATCATTTTGGTGGGATTTTAAATCTGTATTGAGAGAGGAATTGATTTTTCGTGGAGCTTTATTATACATTCTCATCCAAAAAATAGGCTCAAGAAAAAGTATCTTGATTTCCGCAATCGCATTCGGAATTTATCATTGGTTCTCATACGGAGTGTTAGGCAATGTAATGGCAATGATTTTAGTTTTTATCGGAACTGGATTAATGGGTTACGCTTGGGCTTGGGCTTTTTCGAAAACCAAATCCATAATGTTACCTTTCGGACTTCATTTGGGCTGGAATTTTTTTTATAATACAATATTTTCAAAAGGACCTTTGGGCGAGTTAGTGTTGATCTCTACAGGTGGAATTGAATTAATTGGTTGGACTTCCTTGTTGAATTTTGTGAGTGGTTTGGTAATAGTTCCAATTTTTGTGCTGATTTATGTTAAATATTTTGTGAAAGAAAAAAGGGAATTAAAATTAACGACGGAATAA
- a CDS encoding porin family protein → MKNLILIFSLIIFTDSTVKAQEFVHFGAKGGLNLTNLKSDNFSETKSRTGFHLGLIAEISVGKRFSLQPEVLYSTQGTEADLNMLGSGPRPTEYNLDYIQVPVLAKIFLTESLSIEVGPSFNFLVNEKIDGAEADFGSNFEFGGALGASYKFIGGFFGSARYLYGFTDAFDREDSDNTINNTGYQLGVGLMF, encoded by the coding sequence ATGAAAAATCTTATTCTAATTTTTTCTCTTATTATTTTTACAGATTCAACCGTTAAAGCTCAAGAGTTTGTCCATTTTGGAGCTAAAGGTGGGCTTAATCTTACGAATCTGAAATCGGATAATTTCTCTGAGACAAAAAGTCGTACAGGATTTCATTTAGGACTAATAGCAGAAATTTCTGTGGGAAAAAGATTTTCATTACAACCAGAGGTATTATATTCTACACAAGGTACAGAGGCGGATTTAAATATGTTGGGAAGCGGTCCACGACCGACGGAATACAATCTTGATTATATACAAGTTCCGGTTTTGGCTAAAATATTCCTGACAGAATCTTTATCTATAGAAGTGGGTCCTTCTTTTAATTTTTTAGTAAATGAAAAAATTGATGGAGCAGAAGCAGATTTCGGTAGCAATTTTGAATTTGGTGGTGCATTGGGAGCATCCTATAAATTTATAGGCGGTTTCTTTGGAAGTGCAAGGTATTTGTATGGTTTTACTGATGCTTTTGATAGAGAAGACTCCGACAATACTATAAATAATACTGGATATCAATTAGGTGTCGGTTTGATGTTTTAA
- a CDS encoding SpoIIAA family protein, which yields MISSFEFADNVVGIIIDRDVDKMMLNEVHALLREKFKQSAVINLYIELEPGVKIPVPLLVKDLIFQLRNNGKFNKLAIVTNQDLIRNIMKFRDFVLDAEVEIFAPENRIRAMNWIAE from the coding sequence ATGATATCTAGTTTTGAATTTGCCGATAATGTTGTGGGTATCATCATTGACAGAGATGTGGACAAGATGATGCTAAATGAAGTGCATGCCCTGCTAAGGGAAAAATTTAAACAATCGGCGGTTATAAATCTCTACATAGAACTCGAACCCGGAGTAAAGATTCCGGTGCCCCTGCTGGTAAAAGATCTTATTTTTCAATTAAGGAACAACGGCAAATTCAATAAACTGGCTATAGTAACCAATCAGGACCTTATTCGAAATATTATGAAATTCAGGGACTTTGTATTGGATGCGGAAGTGGAGATCTTTGCTCCTGAAAACAGGATTAGGGCAATGAACTGGATTGCCGAATAA
- a CDS encoding CPXCG motif-containing cysteine-rich protein, whose protein sequence is MYEHYFQCPYCWEEISMLLDTSVSRQTYVEDCEICCNPIEIRVGFRDNILTEFEAVNLEQ, encoded by the coding sequence ATGTACGAACATTATTTTCAATGTCCCTATTGCTGGGAGGAGATCTCGATGCTCCTCGACACATCAGTTTCCCGTCAAACCTATGTCGAGGATTGTGAAATTTGCTGCAATCCTATAGAAATAAGGGTTGGTTTTCGGGATAATATACTTACAGAATTCGAGGCGGTAAATCTGGAACAATAG
- a CDS encoding ABC-F family ATP-binding cassette domain-containing protein, whose translation MLNIHNLSISFGGESLFDEITFRLGAGDRVGLIGKNGAGKSTMLKILSGEQEPDTGQIAKDKELKIGFLKQDIDFVQGRTVLEEAQQAFVEIKAIEKKIDHINHQLATRTDYESEEYSNLIQDLSEITHQYEIIGGYNYQGETEKVLMGLGFDRTNFDKITDTFSGGWRMRIELAKLLLQNNDILLLDEPTNHLDIESIIWLESFLKNYPGCVIIVSHDKMFLDNVTNRTIEISLGKIYDYKKPYSEYLVLREELREQQLASQKNQEKQIEQTEKLIEKFRAKASKASMAQSLIKKLDKIDRIEVDEDDNAVMNVRFPISIQPGKVVIESKDIGKTYGNMMVLEHIDLLIERGSKIAFVGQNGQGKSTLAKIMVGEIPHTGMMKHGHNVQIGYFAQNQAEYLDGEKTVLDTMIDSANENTRAKVRDMLGSFLFRGDEVSKKVKVLSGGERNRLALCKLLLQPFNVLIMDEPTNHLDIKSKNVLKKALKSFEGTLILVSHDRDFLQNLTSTVYEFKNHQIREYLGDIDFYLEQRNVENMRAIEKRDKVQKEDPRNSDSKQAYNDQKKLKSLHNKLSNTEAKINKLEREIGVKEQEMLINYERAIAKPHFLENYDKKKKELEQLMRSWELITEELETIK comes from the coding sequence ATGCTTAACATTCATAACTTATCGATATCATTTGGCGGGGAGTCATTATTTGATGAAATAACCTTCAGGCTTGGAGCGGGAGACCGCGTAGGGCTTATAGGAAAGAACGGAGCCGGGAAATCGACCATGCTTAAGATCCTTTCAGGCGAACAGGAACCCGATACCGGGCAAATTGCAAAGGACAAGGAACTTAAAATTGGTTTTTTAAAGCAGGATATTGATTTTGTACAGGGTAGAACGGTGCTTGAAGAGGCGCAGCAGGCATTTGTTGAGATCAAAGCTATTGAAAAGAAAATAGACCATATTAATCACCAGCTTGCCACGCGTACAGATTATGAAAGTGAGGAATATTCCAACTTAATTCAGGATCTAAGTGAGATTACCCACCAATACGAGATCATTGGAGGGTATAATTATCAGGGTGAAACTGAGAAGGTCCTAATGGGGCTTGGTTTTGACCGCACCAATTTTGATAAGATCACAGATACTTTTTCCGGAGGGTGGAGAATGCGTATTGAACTGGCAAAATTGTTATTGCAGAATAATGACATCCTTCTTCTGGATGAGCCTACCAACCACCTGGATATTGAATCTATCATCTGGCTGGAATCATTTCTGAAAAATTATCCGGGATGTGTGATCATAGTATCCCACGATAAAATGTTCCTGGACAATGTTACCAACAGGACTATAGAGATCTCCCTGGGAAAGATCTACGATTATAAAAAACCATATTCTGAATATCTTGTACTGCGGGAAGAATTGAGGGAACAACAGCTCGCTTCTCAAAAAAATCAGGAAAAGCAGATAGAGCAAACCGAAAAGCTAATTGAGAAATTCCGCGCTAAAGCTTCCAAGGCTTCCATGGCGCAATCCCTTATCAAAAAACTTGATAAAATAGACAGGATTGAGGTAGATGAAGATGATAACGCGGTGATGAACGTGCGGTTTCCAATCTCCATACAACCGGGGAAGGTAGTTATAGAATCCAAGGACATTGGGAAAACCTATGGGAACATGATGGTTCTGGAGCATATAGACCTGTTGATAGAACGTGGCAGCAAGATTGCTTTCGTAGGGCAGAACGGGCAGGGAAAATCTACCCTGGCCAAGATCATGGTTGGTGAGATCCCGCATACGGGAATGATGAAGCACGGCCACAATGTGCAAATAGGTTATTTTGCACAAAACCAGGCAGAATATCTGGATGGGGAGAAAACCGTTTTGGATACAATGATAGATTCAGCCAATGAGAACACCCGCGCCAAGGTGAGAGATATGCTGGGTTCCTTCCTGTTTCGTGGAGACGAAGTGAGCAAGAAGGTAAAAGTGCTCTCCGGGGGCGAAAGAAACCGTCTGGCTCTTTGTAAACTATTGTTGCAGCCCTTCAACGTGCTTATCATGGATGAGCCAACAAACCATTTGGACATAAAGTCGAAGAACGTGCTTAAGAAAGCTTTAAAAAGCTTTGAAGGCACCCTTATCCTGGTATCACATGACAGGGACTTTTTGCAGAACCTTACTTCAACAGTCTATGAATTCAAAAATCACCAGATAAGGGAATATCTGGGAGATATAGATTTTTACCTTGAGCAGCGCAACGTAGAGAATATGCGTGCCATCGAAAAAAGAGACAAGGTACAAAAGGAAGATCCAAGAAATTCTGACAGTAAGCAGGCGTATAACGATCAGAAAAAATTAAAATCCCTTCACAATAAACTTAGTAATACCGAGGCGAAGATCAACAAACTGGAAAGGGAAATAGGCGTAAAGGAGCAGGAGATGTTGATCAATTACGAACGGGCAATTGCCAAACCCCATTTTCTTGAGAATTACGACAAAAAGAAAAAGGAACTCGAGCAGCTAATGAGGTCCTGGGAGCTCATCACCGAAGAGCTGGAAACGATCAAATAG
- a CDS encoding DUF983 domain-containing protein, translating into MRFLKGTKLYSIVTGTCPVCQEESMYKEPNPYKMHKLFEMHERCSHCGTKYKMEPSFFFGAMYVSYALGVAFSVAAFIISYFFFGSGLMTTFITITATLVIFLPLIIRLSRNIWINMFLNYKKPA; encoded by the coding sequence ATGAGATTCTTAAAGGGTACAAAGTTATACAGTATTGTTACAGGCACCTGCCCCGTTTGCCAGGAGGAAAGCATGTATAAGGAACCCAATCCTTATAAAATGCATAAACTTTTTGAAATGCACGAGCGCTGCTCCCATTGCGGGACCAAATATAAAATGGAACCCTCCTTCTTTTTTGGTGCTATGTACGTGAGCTATGCCCTGGGGGTGGCATTTTCTGTAGCCGCTTTTATTATTTCTTATTTCTTTTTTGGCAGCGGACTTATGACCACCTTTATTACCATAACCGCCACTTTAGTAATATTTCTGCCGCTTATTATCCGGCTGTCCAGAAATATCTGGATCAATATGTTCCTGAACTACAAAAAACCTGCCTAA
- a CDS encoding NAD(P)/FAD-dependent oxidoreductase yields the protein MLDYIIVGAGLSGISIAEELISRGKSLMVFENNSQNSSTVAGGIFNPVILKRFTLAWNAGEQLETALPFYRSLEKKLEVSLIDELPIYRKFNSIEEQNNWFSAMDKPTVEPFLDSNLTNSVNDHIPSNFSFGRVKGTGRIDTSLLIWKYREYLKKMNSLISANFDHSKLVLGEDFVSYNEISARKILFCEGYGMVANPWFKFLPLHGNKGEYLVIRSKDLKLQVAVKSSVFILPLGDDLYKIGATYDHKDVSADPTPAARETLLSQVRKMLDCDFEIVDQVAGIRPATRDRKPIVGQHPQFSQLYCCNGFGSRGVLIAPTVAKNFVAYLEEGESLDPEIDLKRYL from the coding sequence ATGCTGGATTATATTATAGTTGGGGCCGGCTTAAGCGGAATTAGTATTGCCGAAGAATTAATAAGCAGGGGCAAAAGCCTTATGGTATTTGAGAATAACTCCCAGAATTCCTCTACGGTTGCCGGCGGTATTTTCAATCCTGTGATCCTTAAGCGATTTACTTTGGCGTGGAATGCGGGTGAACAGCTTGAAACCGCCCTGCCTTTTTATCGCTCCCTCGAAAAGAAACTGGAAGTTTCACTTATTGACGAGCTGCCCATATACCGGAAATTCAACTCCATAGAAGAACAAAACAATTGGTTCAGCGCCATGGACAAACCCACGGTAGAACCCTTTTTGGATTCCAATCTTACCAATTCAGTCAACGACCATATTCCCTCAAATTTTTCATTTGGCAGGGTTAAGGGGACCGGGAGAATAGATACTTCCCTATTAATTTGGAAATACAGGGAGTATTTAAAAAAGATGAATTCCCTTATTTCCGCCAATTTTGATCACAGCAAGCTGGTCCTGGGAGAAGATTTTGTTTCCTATAATGAGATAAGCGCCCGCAAAATTTTATTTTGTGAAGGTTATGGAATGGTAGCTAATCCCTGGTTCAAATTTTTACCGCTTCATGGAAATAAAGGGGAGTACCTTGTTATTAGATCAAAAGATCTTAAGCTGCAAGTTGCAGTAAAATCCTCGGTCTTTATTTTACCGCTTGGAGATGATCTTTATAAAATAGGGGCAACGTATGATCATAAAGATGTATCTGCAGATCCAACCCCCGCCGCCCGGGAGACTTTATTGTCTCAGGTAAGGAAAATGCTGGACTGTGATTTTGAGATCGTTGATCAGGTTGCCGGGATAAGGCCGGCAACCAGGGACCGCAAACCCATTGTAGGACAGCACCCGCAATTTTCTCAATTATATTGCTGCAATGGTTTTGGGAGCAGGGGGGTGTTAATAGCGCCTACTGTGGCTAAGAATTTTGTTGCATATCTGGAGGAGGGGGAATCCCTGGATCCTGAAATTGACCTGAAAAGATATTTATAG